A region of the Pseudarthrobacter phenanthrenivorans Sphe3 genome:
CCTGAACCTCCGCGATGCCGCCCAGGGCACCCTCAGCTACACCTCGGACGAGGGCAAGGAGTACCGGCTCCGCACGGACGCGCCGCTCGCCGTCGTGGTGGCCCGCCCCCGTGGCTGGCACATGCAGGAAAAGCACCTGCTGGTCAACGGCGAACCGGCCGTCGGTGCGCTGGTGGACTTCGGCCTGCACTTCTTCCATGTTGCCAAGCAGCTGGTGCTCAATGGGCAGGGACCGTACTACTACCTGCCCAAGATGGAAAGCCACCTCGAAGCCCGGCTCTGGAACGATGTGTTCGTTTTCGCGCAGGACTACCTGGGACTGGGCCAGGGCACCGTCAGGGCCACTGTGCTGATCGAGACCATCCCGGCAGCCTTCGAGATGGACGAGATCCTCTACGAACTGCGCGACCACGCCTCGGGCCTGAACGCCGGCCGCTGGGACTACCTGTTCAGCATCATCAAGTACTTCCGCGACGCCGGCGAGGAGTTTGTGCTCCCGGACCGCGCTTCCGTTGCCATGACTGCCCCGTTCATGCGTGCCTACACCGAACTGCTGGTGAAAACCTGCCACAAGCGCGGTGCCTTCGCCATGGGCGGCATGGCGGCAGTCATTCCCAACCGGCGGCACCCTGAGGTTACCGAGGCAGCCTTCGCCAAGGTCCGCGCGGACAAGACCCGCGAGGCGAACGACGGCTTTGACGGTTCTTGGGTGGCGCACCCGGACCTGGTACCGACCTGCCGCGAGGTCTTTGACTCGGTGCTGGGAGACAAACCGAACCAGGTGGACAAGCAGCGCCCGGAGGTCAACGTCACGGCAGAACAGTTGCTGGATGTCTCCTCCGCCGACGGCCAGGTGACCGAGGCCGGGCTGCGGCTGAACCTCTACGTCGCCGTGGCCTACACGGCGGTCTGGCTGTCCGGGAACGGCGCCGTGGCCATCCACAACCTGATGGAGGATGCCGCGACGGCGGAGATCTCCCGGTCCCAGGTGTGGCAGCAGATCCGGAACAAGTCAGTGCTCGCGGACACCGGCAACACGGTCACCCGCGAGCTCGTGGAGCGGATCCTCGGCGAAGAAACCGAACGGCTCCGCACCGAGTTCGGTGACGAGGCGTTCCGGCGCTACTACCAGCCGGCCAGCGAACTGATTGCCGACATCTGCCTCTCGGAGGACTACACCGACTTCCTCACCACCCCCGCCTACGAACTGGTGGGCTGAGGCATGGCAGCATCACCCAAGCCCTCGCTCTCTGCCGGGGACCTGGCACACATCGACGGGCAGCTGGCCGCAACCGACCGCCTGCTGGAGCAGAACTACCCGGGCGACGACGGCTCCCGCCAGCCCGTCCACACGGTATACGTGCCCGCGGACCGCTTTACGCCGTCGTTCGCTGCTGACTGGGGTGCCCAGGCGCTGGCGACGGCGGAGGCCCACGGCGGGTTCGAAAGGCTTGGCTCGCTCCTGGGCCAGGACGCCGGCCTCGCCGAGGCCGTAGCCCCGCGCGTCGAGGCCAAGCTTTCCAGCGAGCCCATCGAGGACCTGCGGCTCGATTTTGAGGATGGCTTCGGGGACAGGGGCGACGACGCCGAGGACGCCGCCGCGGTGACTGCGGCTTCCGCGGTGGCCAAGGCAGTCGCTGCCGGGTCCGCTCCCCCGTTCATCGGCATCCGGTTCAAGTGCTTCGAAGCGCCCACCAGGGCCCGCGGACTGCGCACGCTGGACCTGTTTGTCTCCGGCCTCGCGGCGGCCGGAGAACTCCCCGAAGGGCTGGTCCTGACCCTGCCCAAGGTCACCACGGTGGCCCAGGTGCAAGCAATGGACTACGCCGTGTCCCGGTTGGAGGAAGTGCACTCGCTCCCCTCCGGACGGCTCCGTTTCGAGGTGCAGGTGGAAACCCCGCAGCTGATCCTGGGACCGGAGGGAACGTCGCCGGTGGCGCAGCTGCCGCACGCCGTGCCGGGCCGGATCAGCGGGCTGCACTACGGCACGTACGACTACTCTGCGTCGCTGCAGATCTCGGCGGAGTACCAGTCCATGGAACACCCGGTGGCCGACTTCGCCAAGGAGGTCATGCAGCTGGCCGTGGCCGGCACCGGCATCCGACTCTCCGACGGGTCCACCAACATCATCCCTGTGGGTGACAACGTGGAGAATGCCTGGCAGCTGCACGGCCGGCTGGTCCGGCGGTCGCTGGAGCGCGGCTACTACCAGGGCTGGGACCTGCACCCGGCACAGCTGCCCAGCCGCTTCGCCGCCACCTACGCCTTTTACCGCGAGGGCCTTCCGGCCGCGGCCGCCCGCCTTCGCAACTATGTGGAGCGGACCGAAGGTGGCGTCATGGACGAGCCCGCCACCGCCCGTGCCCTCGCCGCCTTCGTCCTGCGTGGCGTCCAATGCGGTGCTGTCGGTGCCGAAGAGGTCCAGGCGCTTGCCGGCGTCGGACTTCCGCAGCTCACCGCACTCGCGCACCCGCGGCTCGCCACCACTTCCAACTCGTAAGCAAAGGAAATTTGATGGGCAAGTACTACTCCCCCACCGGCGGGCTGCCGCCGCAGACGCACCTGACAACTGAACGTGCCATCGTCACCGAGGCGTACACGGTGATCCCGAAGGGCGTGATGACGGACATCGTCACGTCCAACCTGCCGGGCTTTTCGAACACCCGCTCCTGGATCATCGCCCGGCCCATCTCGGGCTTCGCCACCACCTTCTCGCAGCTGATAGTGGAGATCGCCCCGGGCGGCGGCGCCCCCAAGGCGGAGTTCGAAGCCGGCGTCGAAGGCGTCGTTTTCGTGACCCGCGGCAAACTCAACCTCACCTTGGACGGCGAACTGCACCAGATGGAGGAAGGCGGCTACGCCTACCTGGCCGCCGGTTCGGAGTGGGGCCTGGAGAACGTTTCGGACGACGTCGTGTCCTTCCACTGGATCCGCAAGGCCTACGAGCGCCTTGAGGGCTACGAGGCCAAGTCCTTCGTCACCAACGAAAAGGACGTGGAGCCCACGTCGATGCCGGACACCAACGACGTCTGGAAGACCACCCGCTTCACGGACTCCAATGACCTGGCCCACGACATGCAGGTCAACATCGTGACGTTCCAGCCCGGCGGCGTCATCCCGTTCCCGGAAACCCACGTCATGGAGCACGGCCTGTACGTCCTGGAGGGCAAGGCCATGTACCTGCTGAACAACGACTGGGTTGAGGTGGAGGCCGGCGACTTCATGTGGCTGCGCGCCTTCTGCCCGCAGGCCTGCTACGCCGGCGGCCCGGGCGAGTTCCGGTACCTGCTGTACAAGGACATGAACCGCCAGGTGCGCCTCACCTAAGCACCCCTCCCCTCCCAACTGAGTAGCGCTAAGTGTCGTTTTGGGGCTCCAAAACGACACTTAGCGCTACCTGGTTGGGAGGGGGAAAATGGGTGGCATGGGCACACGCCGGGGTGGCACGTGGAGGCGGATTGCCGCCGCCGTGTGTGCCGTCCTGCTGGCCGCCACTTCCGCGGGCTGCACCGGCGAGCCCGAACCTCCGGAGCCGGACCAGTCCGCCGCCTTTGCCCTGCTGGAGGCTTTCAGCGCGCGGATGCTGGAGGAAGGTGCGCCCGCAGTACTGATCTCGGTCAAGGACAAAGGCGAGTCCTGGAACCACGCTGCCGGCGTTCGCAGCTTGGAAACGGGCGGCCAGGTCTCGGTTTCCGATCCCGTCCGGATAGGCGGCATCACCGAGACCTTCATCGCTGTTTCGGTGATGAAGCTGGCCGGGGAAGGGAAACTGGACCTGGACAGCCAGGTCAGTACCTACCTGCCCGAGTTCGGCAGCGTCCTGCATCCGCCCGGCCCCGTCACAGTACGCCAGCTTCTGACGCACGAATCCGGCCTGCCCGACTTCTCCGTCCCCCTTCTGGCCAGCGGGCATTGGGAAGAAACGGCCAACCGCGCACTCAGCCTTGAGCAGCAGCTTGCCCTCGCTGCCACCGTGCGGTGGGACGGCCGGCTGGCACGGATTTTCGACTATTCCCGTTCCAACTACGCGGCTCTTGCCCTGATGGTTGAGCGGCTCCGCGGCCGGAGCATCGCCCAGGTCCTCGCGGAGGACATCGCCCGTCCCCTCGGCCTCCGAACAACCCGGCTGGGGGGCTTTCCGCCCGCAGGCATGGTTCACGGCTACGTCATCATCGAGGGCACCCGAAGGGACGCCAGCATGCTGGCATCGCAGGCAGAATCACCCTCCAGCGGAGCCCTGTCAACCGTGGAGGAAGTGAACACCTTCTACGCCGCGCTGCTGCAGGGAAGACTGCTCCCGCCGGACAGTGTGACGGCCATGAAGGGCGGCTACTCGCAGTACTACGGCTTTGCCCTGCGGCGCTGGAACAACACCTGCAACAACCGCTTCTACTACGGCCTTCCCGGTGACACCGACGGTTACGGCACGATCGCGATGACCAGCGAGGACGGCAGCAGGCAACTGGCGATGTCAGTTGCCTACCCGCCCGCGCCGCCCACCCTTGAGCTCAATCCGCTGATCCTCGAAATGCAGGACGTGGCGCAGGAAGCCCTGAACAGTCTGTGCCCGGCAGGCTAGGGGTTCAGGACCACCTTGATGCAGCCGTCCTCCTTCTTCTGGAACTTCTCGTACAGGGCGGGTGCCCCTTCCAGCCCCGAACGGTGGGTGACCAGGTCCATCACGCCCAACGGATCGGCGTCGTCCTCCACCATGGGAAGCAGCTGGTCAGTCCAGCGGCGCACATTGCACTGCCCCATCCGGACCTGGAGCTGCTTGTCGAACATGGTGAGCATGGGCATGGGGCTGGCCTGGCCACCGTATACGCCGCTCAGCGAGAGCGTTCCGCCGCGGCGGACCGCATCTATGGACGTGTGCAATGCGGCGAGGCGGTCCACCCCCGCGGTTTCCATGGCTTTCTGGGCCAGCTTGTCCGGCAGGAGCCCCAGCGCCTGGTGGGCAAAGCCGGCTGCCGGAGACCCGTGGGCTTCCATTCCGACGGCGTCCACCACCGCGTCCGGACCCCTTCCGGCCGTCATCTCCCGCAGTTCGTCCGCCACGCCTTTGCCGTAATCGAGCGTTTCCACACCGTGCCGCGCAGCCATGGCGCGGCGTTCCGGAACGGGGTCGATACCTATGACGCGAAGCCCGCGCTGGACGCCGATCCGTCCGGCGAACTGGCCCACCGGGCCAAGGCCGAACACAGCCAGGGTGCCGCCCGCGGGAGTGTCGGCGTATTCCACGGCCTGCCAGGCAGTGGGAAGAATGTCGGAGAGGAACAAGTACCGCTCATCCGGAAGTTCCGTTCCTACCTTCACCGGGCCGTAATCCGCGTGCGGCACGCGCAGGTACTCGGCCTGGCCGCCGGGGACGGAACCGTAGAGTTCCGAGTAGCCAAAGAGCGCCGCGCCGGATCCCTTGTCCTTGACCTGGGTGGTTTCGCACTGGGATTGCAGGCCCAGTGAACACATATAGCAGTGGCCGCAGGCGATGTTGAAGGGAACCACCACCCGGTCGCCTTTGCGCAGGTTGGTGACGGCGCTGCCCACTTCCTCCACGATGCCCATGGGTTCGTGGCCGATCACGTCGCCCTTGTGCATGTACGGGCCCAGCACCTCGTACAGGTGCAGGTCGGAGCCGCAGATAGCCGTGGAGGTGATCCGGATTATGGCGTCAGTGGGCTCCTGGATCATAGGGTCCGGTACTTCCTGGACGCTTACGGAGCGTTTTCCTTGCCATGTCAGTGCTTTCACAATTCGCCTTTCTGGAGGTTTCGCCTTCAGTCCGGGCTGGAGCCCATCCCTCGACGGTATCGACTTCAGCGGAAAAAAGTAAGCAGGCTGACTAAATACTTGCCGTCCCCGCTTCGGGCTTCTAGCGTGGGAAGGGCCAGCTCCGCCGCTATGTGTGAAAGAGGAACGCCATGTCGCTCTATCAGCCCGAACCCGTTGAAATTTCCACGCGCATGCGGCCGGGCGAGTGGACGGAGGCCAGCCTCGAGGAGCTGGTCAACTCATACCGCCACCGTATTGTGGAGATGGGTGCCAGCGTGTCCGATATCGTCACAGACATCGAGAGGAACGACGACGGCTCCGTCAAGGTAGCGGTGTCCTGGGCTAAGCCCGCGAACCAGGGGGACGAAGACGCGGTGGCCGGCGGGCAGGCAGTCTAGGGAAGGTCCTCAGGTCCTAGCGATGAGCCGGCCAATGGCGCTCGAGTTGAGGTTCCGGAGAAGGTCCGCCGGCCCATCGTAGACCTCCACGGCCCCCGCCTCCCGAAGTTCAGCTGCGTTGATTCCTCCGCACCTGACGGCAACAGCGGGGATCCCGAGGGCTGCCGCAGCCTTCATGTCCCAGACGGCGTCGCCCACAAAAACGGCGTCTGCCGCCCGGACGCCGATCGCCTCCAGAGCGGCCACCAGGATGTCCGGGGAGGGCTTGCTTTCCTTGGCGTCGTTGGCGCTCGTGGCGCCATCAATGAACGCATCGGCATCCAGGATGCCCTTCATGACCTCCAGGTCCTTCTTGCGCGCGGAAGAAGCCAGGGCAACGGCCAGTCCCCCGGCATGGCACTGCGCCAGGAGGTCTTTCACACCATCAAAAGGCCGGAGTGCCGGCCAGTGGGAGGCGTACAGTGCGCCGTGGCTGGCCATGATGTCCGGGTCGGCGGAACGGTCGCGCTCCCCGGGCAGGAGGCTGTCCACCAGCCGGTCGCCGCCCATTCCCACGAAATGGTGGATGGACGCCATCGGGATGTCGTAGCCCTGCTGCCGAAAGGCGCCCCACCAGGAGATGGTGTGGATGTAGGACGAGTCGATCAAGGTCCCGTCAACGTCAAAAAGAACCCCCCGGCGTCGGCCGCCAGGGGGTGCAGTATGCAGCGGACCCATCAGCCCACCGCTGCCCGGCGGGCTGAAGGAACCTTCTTTTGGAGGGCGGCTTCCTCCTTGGCGGAGTTCACGGGACGGACGCGCTCCCTGATGACGGTCCCGGCGCCGTCGCGGCTCTTGTCCCGGATCAGTCCCGTACCGGCAATTTCACGGGCCATCGCCACGCCTGCCACTGCAGCCCTTTTGGTGGGAAAGGTGACCGAGATGGCCATCAGGCTCCCGGCTCCATCCAGCATCCGGACCCTGTAGCCGCCGTCAGGCGCGTCCACGAGCTCAAAATACCCGGCCATTAATATCACTCCTCCGTCGGTCACGGCGTTGTGCTTCGTTGGAGCACTCTCCATGAGGTGTTAGTAAGTATACTTATCTATTCCGCGAAGGAGAAGCCGCCCCCTGACCGCACCGCCTCAGCACGGCTCCGCCAGCTCCGGCGGAATGGGGGTGTCACTTCGCCGAACCGTATCCTGATGAAGCTCCAGGGCGCTAGTCACAAGCGCAAAGTGGCTGAACGCCTGAGGCGTGTTGCCCAGCTGCCGGCCGGCTTTCACGGCCCATTCCTCACTCAGCAGCCCCACGTCGTTCCGCAGTTCCAGCAGGCGCTCAAACAGTTTCCGCGATTCCTCGTGCCTGCCGGCCCCCAGCAGCGCCTCCACCAGCCAGAAGGAGCACGCCACGAAGATGCCCTCGTCCCCCGGCAGGCCGTCGTCGCTCTCTTCCGGACGGTAACGCAGCACGAAGCCGTCCTCCGTGAGTTCGCGCTGGATGGCCTCGATGGTCCCGATCACCCGGGGATCGTCCGGGGGCAGGAAGCCCACGCGCGGAATCAGGAGGAGGCTGGCATCCAGCTCCGGCCGGCCATAGGACTGGACGAAAGTATTGCGGACCGGGTCGAAGCCGTTGGCCATAACGTCCTTGTGAATGGTCTCCCGCAGCCGTTCCCAGCGTTCCACGGGCCCCGGAAGGCCCGACTCCCGGACACCTTTCACCATCCGGTCAGCCGCCACCCAGGCCATCACCTTGGAATGCGTGAAATGGCGGCGCGGGCCGCGCATTTCCCAGAGACCGTTGTCCGGCTGGTCCCAGATGGTTTCCAGGTGTTCCATCAGGGCAAGCTGCACATCCCATGCCTCGTCCGGGTGCTTCAGCAGCGAATTCCGGGTCAGGGCAAGGCAGTCGAGCACCTCTCCCCAGACGTCGAGCTGCAGCTGCTCGGCCGCACCGTTGCCGATCCGCACGGGGGATGAATTCTCATAACCCTTCAACCAGGGAAGTTCCATTTCCGGCAGGCGCCGCTCGCCGTGGATGCCGTACATGATCTGCAGGTCGGCCGGGTCACCCGCCACGGCACGGAGCAGCCAATCCCGCCAGGCCGCAGCTTCCGCCGTATATCCGGCGGCCATGAGGGCCTGCAGCGTCATGGTGGCGTCCCGCAACCAGCAGTAGCGGTAGTCCCAGTTGCGCGGGCCGCCAATGTGTTCCGGCAACGAGGTGGTCACCGCCGCCACGATCCCGCCGGTGGGCGCATAGGTCAGGGCCTTCAGGGTCACCAGGGAACGCACCACCGCCTCCCGGTACTCCCCCTTGACGGTGCACTGGGAAGCCCAGCCGCGCCAGAAGGCATGCGTGGTGCGAAGGACTTCCTCGGCGTCGACGGTATGCGGCCTGCCAACGTGGCTTGGCGCCCAGGTGAGCACAAACGGGACCCGGTCTCCGGCCTCGACGGTGAAATCGCTGACCGTGTGCATGTTCTCCCCGTGAAGGGGCGCCGGCGTCACCAGGTAGACGGCGTCCGGCCCGGCAATGGCGTGGAGTCCCAGCTGGTCCCGGCGGACCCAGGGAATGATGTGCCCGTAATCAAAGCGGAGGACCAGTTCACTGTGCATCCTGACGCTGCCGCTCACGCCTTCCACGATGCGGACGATGTCCGCCACGGAGTCGCGCGGCGGCATGAAATCGATGACCCGGACCGTCCCGTCGGGCGTTTCCCACTCCGTCTCCAGCACCAGCGTGCCCTCGCGGTACCCTCTTCGGGTACACGCTCCCCCGGCCGCAGGAGCCAACAGCCAGCGCCCGGCCTCCGGAGTGTCCAGCAGCGCGTTGAAGCAGGCAGGGGAATCGAACCGGGGAAGGCAAAGCCAGTCGATCGAGCCTTCCTTGCTGATCAGGCCACCCGTCTGGAGGTCGCCGACAACCGCATAATCCTCAATTAGCGCCATGTCCTTACCCTGCCACAGCCGTCCGGAAAGGGAAGGGCATGGCCGGTGTAGCCTGAAGCTACGGCCGGGCAGCAGACTTCCGGGGAGGAATGATGGCAATCCATATCGGCACCTCGGGATGGAGTTACGATCACTGGGAAAACGTCCTCTACCCTCCCGGCCTCCCTCCGAAGGACCGGCTCAAGCACTACGTTTCCCGGTTCAGCACCGTTGAGCTGAACGCCAGCTTCTACCGCTGGCCGCGGGACACAACGTTTGCGGGCTGGAACCAGCGGCTGCCGCACGGCTTCACCATGTCCGTGAAGGCACCGCGCGGCCTGACCCACGCCCGGAAGCTGTTCGAACCGGAGGTGTGGCTGGAGCGCATTACGCGGTGCTGGCACGAACTCGGGGACAAACGGGCGGTCCTGCTGGTCCAACTGCCGCCGCAGATGGAACGGGATGACGCACGGCTGGAGTACTTCCTGGCGGCAGTACCTGGCTGGATCCGGGTGGCTGTGGAGTTCCGGCACCCCAGCTGGGAGAACCCGGAGGTGTATTCGTTACTGGAACGCCATCAGGCCGCCTACTGCGTGATGAGCGGCGCCAACCTGCCGTGCATCCTGCGGACCACGGCCCCGTTCGCCTACGTCCGGCTGCACGGGCCCGACCATCAGCACCTGTACGCCGGCTCGTATTCGGACGACGACCTGCATTGGTGGGCGGCGAGGATCCGGGAGTGGGCGGGCAACGGGCTGGACGTGTACGCCTATTTCAATAACGACGGCGGAGGCAACGCAGTGCGCAACGCCGAGACCCTGCGCGGGTTCCTGGGAGAGGGCTGACGTCACGGAAGGACGGCAACGCCGCCGGAGGAGGCCCATGCGGGACAGCCTGTGGCAGAGTGGTGCCATGGACACGGCTCCCCACAACCCGCCCCGGAACCCTGCAACCGCGCATGGGCAGCGATTGACGGACCACGCCCTGCTCTCCGGAAACAGCGTCTTTAAGCTGGCGCACCGGATCTCGGACGCCCTCAACAGCGTGCGCATCCAGCTGGCCAAGCGCTGGCATTTCGTCCCGCAGACCATCGCTTACCAGGGTTACGGTTCCACCACCTTGGTGCGGGTACTGGGCCGGGTCCTGTTGACGCAGAAGCCGCTGCCGGGCAGCAAAGCAGAGCATGCGGCCCGGAACGGCAACCAGAACGTCCGCGGCTGGCGCGCCTTCACCAGCGTCCCCCTGCAGTTCACCGACGTCGAGATCACCATCGGCGATGTCACCACCCATGTCCGTGCAGACCGCGGCGGAATCATCGACACCGAAGTGAGCGTCCAGCTCTCGCCGGGCTGGCATACGGCTGTCCTGCGGGCCGAAGGAACCGAACCGGTGGAGGCCCTGATCCAGGTGATCGCCCCCGACGTGAAGTTCGGCATCGTCTCCGATATTGACGACACGGTTATGGTCACGGCCCTGCCCAGGCCCTTCCTGGCCCTCTGGAATACCTTCGTGCTGAGCGAACGGGCCCGCATGGCCACGCCAGGCATGGCCGTCCTGCTGGACAGGCTCACCATCGAACACCCGGACGCGCCGGTCATCTACCTCTCCACCGGCCCCTGGAATGCGGCTCCCACCCTGGCCCGGTTCCTGAACCGGAACATGTATCCCTCCGGGGCCCTGCTCCTGACGGACTGGGGCCTGACCCAGGACCGGTGGTTCCGCAGCGGCCAAGAGCACAAGCACCGCAACCTGGAGCGGCTCGCCAAGGAATTCCCGGACATGCGGTGGCTGCTGATCGGCGACAACGGCCAGCACGACGAGGCCATCTACTCGGGTTTCGCGCAGGAGAATCCGGACAAGGTGGCGGCGATCGCCATCCGCCAGCTGTCCATCAGCGAGTCGGTGTTCGCCGGCGGCCACTCCGAGGACGGGGACCACACTACGTCCAAGGTGCCGTGGATCTATTCACCCGACGGCGCCGGCATCGCCAAGCAGCTCGCCCTGCTGGACCTGCTCTGAACCTGCCCCAAGAGGCCGGCCCGCCGGCACTTTCCTAGGCGCTGGCACCCAGGGCGGGAACATCGCCGTCGGACGCGCCGTCCACAACGCCACTGCCCACGGCGTCGGTGCCCAGCACGTCGGTGCCCAGGACGTCCACCTCCACGTCCCCGCCTGCTACGGCCTCCGCGATCGCCGCAGTGGCTGCCGCTGCCAGGTCGCGTTCCTCAATAAGTTCCTGGAACCAGAAGTAGGAGGCCTTGGGCGTCCTTTCCAGCGTCTCGAAATCTACGTGCAGGAGCCCGAAGGGCTGATTGTAGCCGGCGGACCACTCGAAGTTGTCCAGGAGCGACCACACGTAGTACCCGCGCAGGTCCACGGATTCAGCTTCTCCGCCCGGCGCCGTGGCCCGCAGCGCCGCTTCGAGGTGGTCGGAGAGGTACTTGAGCCGGCGCTCGTCCGGGATGAACTTGGTGTTGGTGGACTTGTCCCTGACGATGATGTCCTCGAAGCTGGCCCCGCCCTCGGTGAGGATGACCGGCGGAAGGTTGGGGTAGCGCTCGCCCATCTCCTTCAAAGCCACAGCCATGTACTCCGGCTTGACCGGCCAGCCGTAGGCGGTGATGTCGGCCTCGGGCCAGGTTTCCACGTGGAACGGTGTTCCGCCGTTGCCCGCCGCGCTCAGGTCGCTGCCCATGGCTTCAGCCATGCTGGCAGGAACGGCACCGCCGCCCGGCCCCACTGCCACCTTTGTGGGCATGTAGTAGTTGAGCCCGTAGAAGTCGAGCGGCTGGGAAATGATGTCCATGTCCTCTTCCGGGCTCTCGAACGAGCTGAAGAACTTCGCGGCCCGGATCAGGTCAGGGTATTTGCCGGTCAGCACGGGGTCCGCGTAGAGCCGGTTCTGCGCCAGGTCCATAAGCCCGGCGCTGATCCGGTCCAGCGGGTTGATGGAGTTCGGCACCATGGGCGAGTAGACATTGGTCATGCCGATCTCGCCGGGGACCTTCGCCGCGCGCAGCGCCTGCACGGCGAGCCCGTGTCCAAGGAGCTGGTGGTGCACCGTGGGAAACGCGCCCAGCAGCAGTTCCTTGCCAGGTGAGTGCAGGCCCAGCGAGTAGCCGTTGGTGCTGACCGTTGCGGGCTCGTTGATGGTGCACCAGCGGGCCACCCGGTCGCCAAAGGCCTCGGCCAGGATGGCCGCATACTCACCCAGCCGGTAGGCAGTGTCACGGTTCATCCAGCCGCCGGCCTCGTCAAGGGCCAGCGGGGTGTCCCAGTGGTAGATCGTGGCCATGGGGGAAATGCCGTTGGCCAGCAGTTCGTCCAGGAGCCGGTCGTAGAAGTCCAGTCCGGCACGGTTTGCGGGACCGCTCCCCGTGGGCTGGATCCGGGGCCAGGCAAAGGAGAACCGG
Encoded here:
- a CDS encoding App1 family protein; protein product: MDTAPHNPPRNPATAHGQRLTDHALLSGNSVFKLAHRISDALNSVRIQLAKRWHFVPQTIAYQGYGSTTLVRVLGRVLLTQKPLPGSKAEHAARNGNQNVRGWRAFTSVPLQFTDVEITIGDVTTHVRADRGGIIDTEVSVQLSPGWHTAVLRAEGTEPVEALIQVIAPDVKFGIVSDIDDTVMVTALPRPFLALWNTFVLSERARMATPGMAVLLDRLTIEHPDAPVIYLSTGPWNAAPTLARFLNRNMYPSGALLLTDWGLTQDRWFRSGQEHKHRNLERLAKEFPDMRWLLIGDNGQHDEAIYSGFAQENPDKVAAIAIRQLSISESVFAGGHSEDGDHTTSKVPWIYSPDGAGIAKQLALLDLL
- a CDS encoding glycoside hydrolase family 1 protein; the protein is MHITAKDLAALIPPGFTLGVATAAFQIEGALEEDGRGPAGWDVFSAKDGAIVENHSPVTACDHYHRMPQDVALMKQLGVDSYRFSFAWPRIQPTGSGPANRAGLDFYDRLLDELLANGISPMATIYHWDTPLALDEAGGWMNRDTAYRLGEYAAILAEAFGDRVARWCTINEPATVSTNGYSLGLHSPGKELLLGAFPTVHHQLLGHGLAVQALRAAKVPGEIGMTNVYSPMVPNSINPLDRISAGLMDLAQNRLYADPVLTGKYPDLIRAAKFFSSFESPEEDMDIISQPLDFYGLNYYMPTKVAVGPGGGAVPASMAEAMGSDLSAAGNGGTPFHVETWPEADITAYGWPVKPEYMAVALKEMGERYPNLPPVILTEGGASFEDIIVRDKSTNTKFIPDERRLKYLSDHLEAALRATAPGGEAESVDLRGYYVWSLLDNFEWSAGYNQPFGLLHVDFETLERTPKASYFWFQELIEERDLAAAATAAIAEAVAGGDVEVDVLGTDVLGTDAVGSGVVDGASDGDVPALGASA